A genomic region of Synechococcus sp. NOUM97013 contains the following coding sequences:
- a CDS encoding Sua5/YciO/YrdC/YwlC family protein, with product MTTDALPWLQVDEMALHLNQGGAALLPTDTLPALAAAPDHAAQVWKLKQRPQDKPLILMAADVDSLLSLTTDEVRLDAEPLAHRYWPGALTLVLPVEGEQYAGLNPGMNMLGLRIPACTATRELLRATGPLATTSANRSGVPASQNEMEASTAFPSLPLLGPLPWSTPSGQASTVIAWLSPGKWHLLRQGAVMANEINGSPPCSG from the coding sequence ATGACCACCGACGCATTGCCTTGGCTGCAGGTTGATGAGATGGCACTCCATCTGAACCAAGGTGGAGCGGCTTTGCTTCCCACTGACACGCTGCCGGCTCTGGCGGCTGCACCTGACCACGCGGCTCAGGTTTGGAAGCTGAAGCAACGTCCACAGGACAAGCCGCTGATTCTGATGGCGGCGGATGTCGATTCGCTTCTCAGTCTCACCACCGATGAGGTGCGTCTGGATGCTGAACCACTGGCGCATCGTTACTGGCCTGGTGCCCTCACTCTGGTGTTGCCGGTTGAGGGTGAGCAATACGCCGGGCTCAATCCCGGAATGAACATGCTGGGCTTGCGCATTCCTGCCTGCACAGCGACGCGCGAACTGTTGCGAGCCACAGGTCCCCTCGCCACCACGAGTGCCAATCGATCAGGGGTGCCAGCCAGTCAGAACGAAATGGAAGCCTCCACGGCTTTTCCGTCTTTGCCTCTTCTGGGGCCGCTTCCCTGGTCCACTCCTTCAGGTCAAGCCAGCACAGTGATTGCTTGGTTATCTCCTGGGAAGTGGCATTTGCTGCGCCAGGGCGCTGTGATGGCGAATGAGATCAACGGATCCCCCCCATGCTCTGGCTGA
- a CDS encoding response regulator transcription factor, translating to MLSTLIPPSMANFNITPAEVAVLNLLLQGMSNRSIANARLISVRTVESHISSALNKTGCRSRLQLTLWWMQRSKPLEEMCTGTVPPLPA from the coding sequence ATGCTTTCAACACTCATTCCCCCGAGCATGGCCAATTTCAACATCACACCAGCCGAAGTCGCGGTTCTCAACTTGTTGCTCCAGGGCATGAGCAACCGTTCCATCGCTAACGCTCGACTGATCAGCGTTCGGACAGTGGAAAGTCATATCAGCAGTGCGCTCAACAAAACAGGCTGCAGATCTCGGTTGCAACTCACGCTCTGGTGGATGCAACGATCCAAGCCTCTCGAGGAGATGTGCACCGGTACAGTTCCCCCATTGCCGGCTTAG
- the minE gene encoding cell division topological specificity factor MinE: MNLRDLIDKIVRRQPASATTARERLQLVLAHDRSDLSPEQLDQMRREIFEVVAKYVDIDLEEGDVSLETEDRVTALVANLPIRRSLATSTPD; this comes from the coding sequence ATGAACTTGCGCGACCTCATCGACAAAATTGTGCGACGGCAGCCGGCCAGTGCGACCACTGCGCGAGAACGCCTCCAGTTGGTTCTGGCGCATGACCGCAGTGATCTGAGCCCAGAACAGCTGGATCAGATGCGACGGGAGATCTTTGAAGTGGTAGCCAAGTATGTCGACATCGATCTGGAGGAAGGTGATGTGAGTCTTGAAACCGAAGATCGCGTCACCGCTTTGGTGGCGAACCTGCCCATCCGACGTTCACTGGCGACAAGCACACCTGATTGA
- the minD gene encoding septum site-determining protein MinD, with the protein MTNSRTILICSGKGGVGKTTLTANLGIALARQGASTVVLDADFGLRNLDLLLGLENRIVYTAQEVLAETCRLDQALVKHKQEPNLALLPAGNPRMLEWLKPEDMQTIAGMLSERFDYVLIDCPAGIEDGFKNAVAAAKEAIVITTPEVSAVRDADRVIGLLNTHGVSPVQLVLNRVRPKMMASQDMLAVDDVTDILALPLLGLVLEDEQVIVSTNRGEPLTLNGSGSPAAKAYGNIAQRLQGEDIPLMDPAREGRRGFRAKVRRLIQTKIF; encoded by the coding sequence GTGACCAATTCGCGAACGATCCTGATCTGCTCGGGAAAAGGGGGTGTCGGCAAGACAACCCTCACAGCCAATCTGGGCATTGCCCTGGCCAGGCAAGGCGCCAGCACTGTTGTCCTAGACGCCGACTTCGGCCTAAGGAACCTCGATCTCCTGCTCGGCCTGGAAAATCGGATCGTCTACACAGCTCAAGAAGTGCTGGCTGAGACCTGCCGCCTGGATCAGGCGTTGGTGAAGCACAAGCAGGAGCCGAACCTGGCCTTGCTGCCGGCAGGCAACCCACGCATGCTCGAGTGGCTGAAGCCCGAAGACATGCAAACCATTGCGGGGATGCTCTCTGAACGCTTTGACTACGTTCTGATCGATTGCCCGGCAGGCATCGAGGACGGGTTCAAGAACGCTGTCGCCGCGGCCAAAGAAGCCATCGTGATCACGACGCCCGAAGTGTCCGCCGTGCGGGACGCCGATCGTGTGATCGGTTTGCTCAACACCCACGGCGTTTCACCCGTTCAGCTCGTGCTCAATCGGGTGCGGCCCAAGATGATGGCCAGTCAGGACATGCTGGCCGTTGACGATGTCACCGACATCCTGGCGTTGCCTTTGCTGGGCCTGGTCCTTGAGGATGAACAGGTGATCGTCAGCACCAACCGAGGAGAACCCTTGACCCTGAATGGGAGTGGTTCACCGGCCGCTAAGGCCTACGGAAACATCGCCCAACGTCTTCAAGGAGAAGACATCCCGCTCATGGATCCGGCCCGAGAAGGGCGTCGCGGATTCCGCGCCAAGGTGCGCCGTTTGATCCAAACCAAGATCTTCTGA
- the minC gene encoding septum site-determining protein MinC gives MRLQLPPFQTNAWQQWLPAQLASMPVGPIDLDTCDWSLTCRDFASILEVFEYTGHELQLVTSHCQQTLISAAALGLKSRQALESADHRDPPMNHENGKSQILSIHQGTLRSGDHLETHGHLLVVGDVNPGGSVSADGDVYVWGRLRGRAHAGRNGDQSARIVALQLRPLQLRIADLVARGPEETPQEGLAEQACVRDGAITIEAAKAPFSALQPPRLQKDAIG, from the coding sequence TTGCGTCTCCAACTCCCACCGTTCCAGACCAATGCCTGGCAGCAGTGGCTCCCTGCCCAGCTCGCCTCCATGCCAGTTGGACCCATCGACCTCGATACCTGCGACTGGTCGCTCACCTGCAGAGACTTTGCATCGATCCTTGAAGTTTTTGAATACACCGGCCATGAGCTGCAGCTGGTCACCAGCCATTGCCAGCAGACCCTGATCAGCGCAGCGGCTCTAGGACTGAAATCTAGACAAGCCCTTGAGAGCGCAGATCATCGGGACCCACCGATGAATCATGAGAATGGGAAGAGTCAGATTTTGAGCATCCATCAGGGAACGCTGCGATCAGGAGATCACTTGGAAACCCACGGTCACCTACTGGTGGTGGGTGATGTGAATCCTGGTGGATCGGTTTCCGCGGACGGCGATGTTTACGTCTGGGGACGACTGCGCGGTCGTGCGCATGCCGGGCGGAACGGTGATCAATCTGCACGGATCGTGGCGCTTCAGCTCAGGCCTCTGCAGCTGAGGATCGCCGATCTCGTCGCCAGGGGGCCGGAGGAAACACCGCAAGAAGGACTGGCGGAACAGGCCTGCGTACGTGATGGAGCGATCACCATCGAAGCTGCCAAGGCTCCTTTTTCAGCATTGCAGCCACCACGGCTGCAGAAAGACGCAATCGGTTGA
- a CDS encoding HD domain-containing protein: MSTRTYHDPLHHGISLDTDQPAEAMVLSLVDSAPFQRLRRIRQLGPAFLTFHGAESSRFTHSLGVFAIARRAMGRLIELDPSLKSEQGVLYAAALLHDLGHAPLSHTGEEMFGTHHEQWSARIVRDHPQIRTPLESFAAGTADAVADLLEHGRSKRGVIKALVSSQLDCDRLDYLLRDSYSTGARYGQLDLERILAAITLAPDGEMAIHPKGLMAVEHYLVVRNLMYRSVYNHRLNVVCNWLLEQLIRQARRLGPDRIWADATMRDWLWESSELDLDRYLANDDIRTGYHLQRWRDEAPEPLAELCDRFINRRLLKALDVSQLSASLQLELLAKAQTSADRAGLDPELCCGLRHHQIYGYHPYRGGLRLWDGHNLQALEQCSPLVNSLATPADTAWLIHPREITDELREAHANTL, from the coding sequence ATGTCCACCAGGACTTATCACGATCCTCTGCACCATGGGATCAGCCTTGACACGGATCAGCCAGCGGAGGCCATGGTGCTTTCCCTGGTTGATTCAGCCCCGTTTCAGAGACTTCGCCGCATCCGTCAGCTCGGACCAGCATTTCTCACCTTCCACGGCGCAGAGTCCAGTCGGTTCACACACTCTCTTGGGGTTTTCGCCATCGCACGCCGCGCCATGGGCCGGCTGATCGAACTCGACCCTTCGCTCAAATCCGAACAAGGTGTGCTCTACGCAGCCGCATTGCTGCATGATCTCGGCCATGCCCCCCTCAGCCACACCGGCGAGGAGATGTTCGGCACGCACCACGAGCAATGGTCCGCGCGAATCGTTCGCGACCATCCTCAGATCCGAACGCCGCTGGAGTCTTTTGCGGCAGGAACAGCGGATGCCGTGGCCGACCTGCTGGAGCATGGCCGCTCCAAACGCGGTGTGATCAAGGCGCTCGTGAGCAGCCAATTGGATTGCGACCGGCTCGATTATCTGCTGCGCGACAGCTACAGCACGGGCGCCCGCTATGGCCAACTGGATCTGGAACGGATTCTGGCCGCCATCACTCTGGCCCCCGATGGGGAAATGGCGATTCATCCAAAGGGCCTCATGGCCGTAGAGCACTACCTGGTGGTCCGGAACCTGATGTATCGAAGCGTCTACAACCACCGCCTGAACGTGGTCTGCAATTGGTTGCTGGAGCAGTTGATCCGTCAGGCCAGACGACTAGGGCCCGATCGCATCTGGGCCGACGCAACAATGCGGGATTGGTTGTGGGAGTCCTCGGAACTGGACCTGGATCGTTATCTCGCCAATGACGACATCCGAACGGGCTATCACCTCCAGCGCTGGAGAGATGAGGCCCCCGAGCCGCTCGCAGAGCTTTGCGACCGTTTTATCAACCGCCGTCTGCTCAAAGCCCTCGATGTCAGTCAGTTGTCTGCTTCCTTGCAGTTGGAGCTTTTGGCCAAAGCCCAAACCAGTGCCGACCGCGCTGGTTTGGACCCGGAACTCTGCTGCGGCCTGCGTCATCATCAGATTTATGGATACCACCCGTATCGCGGCGGTCTGAGGCTTTGGGATGGGCACAATCTGCAGGCTCTGGAACAGTGCTCACCCCTGGTGAACAGCCTGGCGACACCAGCGGACACAGCCTGGCTGATTCACCCCCGTGAAATCACTGACGAACTGCGCGAAGCCCACGCCAACACGCTCTAG
- the ctpZ gene encoding carboxyl-terminal processing protease CtpZ: protein MLPTVNGWSDRLRRLASGVMAITLILLMASPSAVALNDAQQLVVESWRLVNQGYLDPDQFDRIRWKRLRQKALENTIETSEQAYSAIETMLLPLDDPYTRLLRPDDYAVMKASNEGSLSGVGLQLGHRQDSNAIVVIAPLEDSPAAEADVVSGTEVLAVNGESVETLGLEATAARLRGSVGSQVVLTLLPPEEEEPLELTLERRNIDLRPVRTRRLRSDAHTLGYIRITQFSESVPDQVREAIEDLSDKSVEGLVLDLRNNSGGLVSAGLAVADAFLDQQPIVETRNREGIADPIQAGPEILYSGPMVTLVNGGTASASEILAGALQDDARSLLLGSNTFGKGLIQTLTNLSDGSGLAVTVAGYVTPSGRDIQGQGITPDKTLDGPEPLNPGGEGDRWLSDAERMLQSLIDQEANQVAEEPPSPPVEGVDEELS from the coding sequence ATGTTGCCGACTGTTAACGGGTGGTCAGATCGCCTGCGGCGTCTGGCCTCTGGAGTAATGGCGATCACACTGATCCTGCTGATGGCTAGTCCTTCCGCAGTTGCACTGAACGATGCGCAGCAGTTGGTGGTGGAAAGCTGGCGTCTGGTGAACCAGGGATATCTGGACCCGGACCAGTTCGATCGAATCCGCTGGAAACGCCTCCGTCAAAAGGCTCTTGAGAACACGATCGAAACCAGCGAGCAGGCTTACAGCGCCATTGAAACGATGCTGTTACCGCTCGACGATCCCTACACCCGGCTTCTGCGTCCTGATGACTATGCCGTCATGAAGGCCAGTAACGAAGGAAGCCTGAGTGGCGTCGGGCTTCAACTGGGACATCGACAAGACAGCAACGCCATTGTGGTAATCGCTCCATTGGAGGATTCTCCTGCTGCTGAGGCTGACGTGGTCAGTGGCACGGAAGTGCTGGCAGTCAATGGTGAATCGGTGGAGACGCTCGGCCTTGAGGCAACGGCTGCCCGCCTGAGGGGATCGGTCGGGTCCCAGGTGGTCCTCACACTTCTGCCACCGGAGGAAGAAGAGCCACTGGAGCTGACCCTGGAACGCCGCAACATCGACTTGCGTCCTGTGCGAACCCGTCGCCTTCGCAGTGATGCGCACACACTCGGGTACATCCGCATCACACAATTCAGTGAGAGCGTTCCCGATCAGGTCCGTGAAGCGATTGAGGATCTCTCAGATAAAAGCGTGGAAGGCTTGGTCCTGGATCTGCGCAACAACTCAGGCGGATTGGTCAGTGCAGGCCTAGCGGTGGCCGACGCTTTTCTGGATCAGCAGCCCATCGTGGAGACCCGCAATCGCGAGGGAATCGCCGATCCGATTCAGGCGGGGCCGGAGATTCTGTATTCGGGGCCGATGGTGACTCTGGTGAATGGGGGGACAGCAAGCGCCAGTGAAATCCTTGCCGGCGCGCTCCAGGACGATGCCCGTTCCCTGCTTCTGGGCAGCAACACCTTCGGGAAAGGGCTCATCCAGACGCTCACCAATCTCAGTGATGGGAGTGGCCTCGCTGTGACTGTGGCCGGCTATGTGACGCCAAGCGGACGCGACATCCAGGGCCAAGGCATCACACCGGACAAAACCCTCGATGGGCCCGAACCGCTCAACCCAGGCGGCGAAGGTGATCGCTGGCTCAGCGATGCAGAACGCATGCTCCAGTCTCTGATCGACCAGGAGGCCAATCAGGTGGCAGAGGAACCACCATCCCCGCCGGTCGAAGGTGTTGACGAGGAACTGAGCTGA
- the petB gene encoding cytochrome b6 gives MANSSPVYDWFQERLEIQDIADDISTKYVPPHVNIFYCLGGITLVCFLIQFATGFAMTFYYKPTVAEAYSSVQYLMTDVSFGWLIRSVHRWSASMMVLMLILHVFRVYLTGGFKRPRELTWVTGVTMAVITVSFGVTGYSLPWDQVGYWAVKIVSGVPAAIPVVGDFMVELLRGGESVGQSTLTRFYSLHTFVMPWLLAVFMLMHFLMIRKQGISGPL, from the coding sequence ATGGCGAACTCCTCACCTGTCTACGACTGGTTCCAGGAACGTCTTGAAATTCAGGACATTGCTGATGACATCAGCACCAAGTACGTGCCCCCGCACGTCAACATCTTTTACTGCCTGGGCGGGATCACCCTTGTGTGCTTCCTGATCCAGTTCGCGACAGGTTTCGCGATGACCTTCTATTACAAGCCCACTGTGGCGGAGGCCTACAGCTCCGTTCAGTACTTGATGACGGACGTGAGCTTCGGCTGGTTGATCCGCTCGGTGCATCGCTGGAGCGCCTCGATGATGGTGCTGATGCTGATCCTTCACGTCTTCCGCGTCTATCTCACCGGTGGTTTCAAGCGTCCTCGTGAGCTGACCTGGGTGACCGGCGTCACCATGGCTGTGATCACTGTTTCCTTTGGTGTGACCGGTTACTCCCTTCCTTGGGATCAGGTCGGTTACTGGGCTGTGAAAATCGTGTCCGGAGTCCCCGCTGCCATCCCTGTTGTCGGCGACTTCATGGTTGAGCTGCTTCGCGGTGGTGAGAGTGTTGGTCAGTCGACTCTCACTCGCTTCTACAGCCTGCACACTTTCGTGATGCCCTGGCTGCTTGCTGTGTTCATGCTCATGCACTTTCTGATGATTCGTAAGCAGGGCATTTCCGGTCCCTTGTGA
- the petD gene encoding cytochrome b6-f complex subunit IV produces MHILKKPDLSDPKMRAKLAKGMGHNYYGEPAWPNDLLYIFPVVILGTIACIVGLAVLDPAMLGDKADPFATPLEILPEWYLYPVFQILRVVPNKLLGIALQTLIPLGLMLVPFIESFNKFQNPFRRPVAMAVFLFGTATTIYLGIGAALPIDKSLTLGLF; encoded by the coding sequence ATGCACATTCTTAAGAAGCCGGATCTCTCAGATCCCAAGATGCGCGCCAAGCTCGCCAAGGGTATGGGCCACAACTATTACGGTGAGCCAGCCTGGCCAAACGATCTGCTCTACATCTTCCCGGTCGTGATCCTGGGAACCATTGCTTGCATCGTTGGCTTGGCTGTTCTCGATCCCGCCATGCTGGGTGACAAGGCTGATCCCTTCGCAACCCCTCTGGAAATTCTCCCTGAGTGGTACCTCTATCCGGTGTTCCAGATTCTGCGTGTGGTGCCCAACAAGCTTCTGGGCATTGCTCTTCAGACTCTGATTCCTCTGGGTCTGATGCTGGTTCCCTTCATTGAGAGCTTCAACAAGTTCCAGAATCCGTTCCGTCGCCCTGTGGCCATGGCTGTGTTCCTCTTTGGCACTGCCACCACGATCTACCTCGGAATTGGTGCCGCTCTGCCCATCGACAAGTCTCTGACTCTCGGCTTGTTCTGA
- a CDS encoding glycoside hydrolase 100 family protein produces the protein MAGRFSQQNQRVRPSSKEDQVVQKAREHFERTLIPVKGQLAGSVAALEHPRHDEAANYGEIFLRDNVPVMVYLLTQKRFDIVRQFLSICLDLQSTTYQTRGVFPTSFVEEEGQLIADYGQRSIGRITSVDASLWWPVLCWMYVKSSGDEEFASSQAVQRGVQLLLDLVLHPTFEGTPVLFVPDCAFMIDRPMDVWGAPLEVEVLLYGSLRCCTQLMELGRKHQGSRLLDQRLVLTRQWVHDLRQFLLKHYWVTSKTMQVLRRRPTEQYGENQHQNEFNVQPQVIPDWLQDWLENRGGYLIGNMRTSRPDFRFYSLGNSLGCLFGLLTAPQQRALFRLTLHNRDHLMAEMPMRICHPPMDSLEWQNKTGSDPKNWPWSYHNGGHWPSLLWFFGSSILLHERRHPHADVLLMGQMKALLEESYWSHLNQLPRQQWAEYFDGPTGTWVGQQSRTYQTWTIVGFLLLHHFLRVKPDDVLLLDLDDGAVPEPGETNAESSSLS, from the coding sequence ATGGCAGGACGGTTCAGCCAGCAGAACCAGCGTGTGCGTCCAAGCTCCAAGGAAGATCAAGTGGTGCAGAAGGCACGTGAGCACTTCGAGCGGACCTTGATCCCCGTGAAAGGCCAGCTGGCCGGAAGTGTTGCCGCACTGGAACATCCACGCCACGACGAAGCTGCCAACTACGGCGAAATCTTCCTGCGGGACAACGTTCCCGTCATGGTCTACCTGCTGACCCAAAAGCGATTTGACATCGTTCGCCAGTTCCTGAGTATCTGTCTGGATCTGCAAAGCACCACCTATCAGACGCGTGGTGTCTTCCCAACATCCTTCGTGGAAGAGGAAGGACAGCTCATCGCTGACTACGGACAGCGTTCGATCGGACGCATCACGTCCGTGGACGCCAGCCTGTGGTGGCCAGTGCTCTGCTGGATGTATGTGAAATCAAGCGGAGACGAAGAGTTCGCCTCAAGTCAGGCCGTGCAACGCGGTGTGCAACTACTTCTGGATCTGGTGCTTCACCCCACCTTCGAAGGCACTCCGGTTCTCTTCGTTCCGGACTGTGCGTTCATGATTGATCGCCCCATGGATGTCTGGGGCGCTCCATTGGAAGTGGAAGTGCTCCTGTATGGATCACTGCGTTGCTGCACCCAGCTGATGGAACTGGGGAGAAAGCATCAGGGCAGCCGACTTCTGGATCAACGGCTGGTGCTTACACGCCAGTGGGTGCACGACCTGCGCCAGTTTCTGCTCAAGCATTATTGGGTCACCAGCAAGACCATGCAGGTGCTGCGTCGTCGACCAACGGAACAGTACGGAGAGAACCAGCACCAGAACGAATTCAATGTTCAACCTCAGGTGATTCCTGACTGGTTGCAGGACTGGCTGGAAAACCGCGGTGGCTATCTGATCGGAAACATGCGAACCAGCAGACCCGATTTCAGGTTCTACAGCCTCGGCAATTCACTTGGCTGCCTGTTCGGCCTGCTGACAGCGCCTCAGCAACGTGCACTGTTCAGGCTCACCTTGCACAACCGCGACCATCTCATGGCTGAGATGCCCATGCGGATCTGTCATCCACCCATGGACAGTCTCGAATGGCAGAACAAGACAGGCTCTGATCCCAAGAACTGGCCATGGAGCTACCACAACGGTGGTCACTGGCCCAGCCTGCTGTGGTTCTTCGGAAGTTCGATCCTTCTCCATGAACGTCGTCACCCCCATGCCGATGTGCTGCTGATGGGACAGATGAAGGCACTCTTGGAGGAGTCGTACTGGAGTCATCTCAATCAGCTCCCCCGACAGCAATGGGCGGAGTACTTCGATGGCCCAACTGGTACTTGGGTCGGACAACAGTCCAGGACCTACCAAACCTGGACCATTGTGGGATTTCTGCTCCTCCATCACTTCCTTCGCGTGAAGCCGGACGACGTTCTGTTGCTGGATCTGGATGATGGTGCCGTGCCAGAACCCGGCGAGACCAACGCAGAAAGCAGCTCACTGTCTTAA
- the mtnC gene encoding acireductone synthase, whose amino-acid sequence MIQVILLDIEGTTCPVDFVAKTLFPYAQAHLNQTLERGRDEPTIANILQEAIDEWHKDSDPTCQQMLAIANQSPPSNAQVAEYLQHLIKSDRKSTALKELQGIIWKQGYESGELTTQLFADVLPSLDAWTYKGMTLAVYSSGSVQAQKLLYEHTSQGDISDRFSHWFDTRTGPKLKTESYTKICRTLNTREESALFISDHPGECDAALSAGLRTTFCLRPGNPHQDPGQHDLIQSFHDLMP is encoded by the coding sequence GTGATCCAAGTCATTCTGCTGGATATCGAAGGAACCACGTGCCCAGTGGATTTCGTCGCGAAAACACTCTTTCCCTATGCACAAGCGCACTTAAACCAAACGCTCGAAAGAGGAAGAGACGAGCCAACAATTGCCAACATCCTCCAGGAGGCAATTGACGAATGGCATAAGGATTCAGATCCGACCTGCCAGCAGATGCTGGCCATTGCGAATCAATCTCCACCATCGAATGCACAAGTTGCTGAATACCTTCAGCATCTGATCAAGTCAGACAGAAAATCAACCGCCCTGAAAGAACTTCAGGGAATCATCTGGAAACAAGGCTACGAATCCGGAGAACTGACAACACAGTTATTCGCCGATGTGTTGCCCAGCCTTGATGCATGGACCTATAAAGGAATGACCTTGGCTGTCTACTCTTCAGGAAGTGTGCAAGCGCAGAAACTGCTCTATGAACACACAAGCCAAGGAGACATTAGCGACAGATTCAGCCACTGGTTTGACACACGCACGGGGCCAAAGTTAAAAACTGAGAGTTACACCAAGATCTGCCGAACCCTCAACACACGAGAAGAATCTGCTCTCTTCATCAGTGATCATCCCGGAGAGTGCGATGCAGCCCTCTCCGCAGGATTACGCACAACCTTCTGCCTTCGACCTGGCAACCCCCATCAAGACCCCGGCCAGCATGATCTGATTCAAAGCTTCCACGACCTGATGCCATAA
- the mtnB gene encoding methylthioribulose 1-phosphate dehydratase → MSADHQASALISTMQALHRRGWCDGTGGNFSVVVDREPLQLLMAPSGVDKGTVTRGDLIVVNGEGKVMKGNGRASAETLMHLRIVEQCGAGAVLHTHSINATWLSRRFLDQGSLVLEGWEMLKGLQGINTHATSIELPIINNDQNLETLSETAGQRLEQAPHGLLVSGHGLYAWGADLQQARRHTEIHEFLLELAWRQTLVTNRL, encoded by the coding sequence ATGTCTGCCGATCACCAGGCGAGTGCGCTGATCTCCACCATGCAAGCGCTGCACCGGAGAGGCTGGTGCGATGGAACAGGGGGAAATTTCAGTGTTGTGGTCGATCGCGAGCCATTGCAACTGCTGATGGCGCCGAGTGGCGTCGACAAAGGCACTGTCACCAGAGGTGATCTGATCGTTGTGAACGGCGAAGGGAAGGTGATGAAAGGCAACGGACGAGCCAGCGCTGAAACACTGATGCATCTGCGCATTGTTGAGCAATGCGGTGCTGGCGCCGTTCTGCATACGCATTCCATCAATGCCACATGGCTCTCCAGAAGATTTCTAGATCAAGGATCTCTCGTCCTCGAGGGCTGGGAAATGCTGAAAGGCCTGCAGGGCATCAACACGCACGCCACCAGCATTGAGCTGCCAATCATCAACAATGACCAGAATCTTGAAACGTTGAGTGAAACGGCGGGTCAACGGCTTGAACAAGCACCCCATGGCTTGCTTGTTTCGGGCCATGGTCTCTATGCCTGGGGAGCTGATCTTCAGCAGGCCCGTCGCCATACTGAGATCCATGAGTTCCTCCTGGAGCTCGCCTGGAGACAAACTCTCGTCACCAACCGCTTGTGA
- a CDS encoding DNA-formamidopyrimidine glycosylase has product MPELPEVETVRRGLASRLDSFLIQQVEILRERAVASPGGIITFCDGLRGQRVGEWTRRGKYLMASLHKPGTHQASGVWGVHLRMTGQFQWHDEPSDPCKHTRARFWNEQGQELRFVDMRSFGEMWWVPNGTPIDSVITGLKRLGPEPFSDAFNASYLQRELKGSTRSIKAALLDQSLVAGTGNIYADESLFVAGIAPQTPAGRLNRQQLEKLRDSLVHVLEISIGVGGTTFSDFRDLEGVNGNYGGQAAVYRRTGKECLSCGTPIERIKLAGRSTHWCPTCQS; this is encoded by the coding sequence TTGCCGGAACTTCCGGAAGTTGAGACGGTTCGCCGCGGATTAGCGAGCCGTCTTGATTCGTTTCTCATCCAACAGGTTGAAATCCTTCGTGAACGGGCTGTAGCCAGCCCGGGAGGGATCATCACGTTCTGTGATGGCCTCCGAGGCCAACGTGTCGGTGAATGGACTCGTCGAGGCAAATACCTGATGGCCTCGCTTCATAAACCAGGCACCCATCAAGCCAGCGGTGTGTGGGGCGTTCATCTGCGCATGACCGGTCAATTCCAGTGGCATGACGAGCCCAGTGATCCCTGCAAACACACCCGTGCTCGCTTTTGGAACGAGCAGGGTCAGGAACTGCGTTTCGTTGATATGCGCAGCTTCGGGGAAATGTGGTGGGTGCCTAACGGCACACCCATCGACTCGGTGATCACTGGCCTGAAACGACTGGGTCCCGAACCATTCAGTGATGCCTTTAACGCCAGCTACCTTCAGCGCGAACTGAAAGGATCCACACGATCGATCAAAGCGGCACTTCTGGATCAATCACTGGTGGCGGGCACGGGCAACATTTACGCCGACGAAAGCTTGTTCGTCGCAGGCATCGCACCTCAAACGCCAGCGGGTCGCCTCAATCGCCAACAATTGGAGAAATTGCGCGACAGCTTGGTTCACGTATTGGAGATCAGCATTGGCGTCGGCGGAACCACCTTCAGCGACTTCCGTGATTTGGAAGGTGTGAATGGAAACTATGGAGGCCAGGCCGCTGTCTACAGGCGAACTGGCAAGGAGTGTCTGAGCTGCGGAACCCCCATCGAACGAATCAAACTGGCAGGGCGCAGCACCCATTGGTGCCCCACCTGTCAGAGCTAG
- a CDS encoding photosystem I reaction center subunit IV, which translates to MAISRGDMVRIKRPESFWFNEVGKVASIDTSGIRYPVVVRFEQVNYNGLQGTDGGINTNNFAMSELEPA; encoded by the coding sequence ATGGCGATCTCCCGCGGTGACATGGTGCGCATCAAGCGCCCTGAGTCTTTCTGGTTCAACGAAGTGGGCAAGGTGGCGTCGATTGACACCTCCGGAATCCGCTATCCCGTTGTGGTCCGCTTTGAACAGGTCAATTACAACGGCCTACAGGGCACCGACGGTGGCATCAACACCAACAACTTTGCGATGTCCGAACTCGAGCCCGCTTGA